The following are encoded together in the Onychostoma macrolepis isolate SWU-2019 chromosome 03, ASM1243209v1, whole genome shotgun sequence genome:
- the LOC131537107 gene encoding uncharacterized protein LOC131537107: MSPAFMLCVIREIYESGSAGFVFSLLSSVENYINLQSRDLDSVHCAALRFTLQHCTAASLSLQWTSIPEEELESILPLFTHLSRLSVDRLLLLKMLHFCSVSDVQQEAAAVLLSVLQHKLDFSCRSALDLTTNTDSEPLHLTADDCRVTSRVIQRAHSDTKTQLILQDCEIHTAGMDQMFPVLHSVQLSCDKPLLLQFLAHVRPEEAQSLSGALGEELDLSQTQLDLQVCRGLELILEYSEGLTELDLSQCRLIDHSLDLLLPNLHKAQNIDFSGNSITDAGAEKIYNIVTLNSNIKTVRLFNNRIEFKEFFSNDTRFEIW, from the exons ATGAGCCCTGCCTTCATGCTGTGTGTAATCAGAGAGATCTATGAGTCCGGCTCTGCTGGGTTTGTGTTCAGTCTGTTGAGTTCAGTGGAGAACTACATTAACCTGCAGAGCAGAGATCTGGACTCTGTTCACTGTGCGGCCCTGCGCTTCACACTGCAGCACTGCACTGCAGCTTCACTCAGTCTACAGTGGACCTCCATACCAGAGGAAGAGCTGGAGAGCATTCTGCCTCTCTTCACACATCTCTCCCGCCTCAG TGTTGACAGGCTGCTGTTGCTGAAGATGCTTCACTTCTGCAGTGTCTCTGATGTCCAGCAGGAGGCAGCAGCTGTTCTACTCTCTGTCCTTCAGCACAAGCTGGACTTCTCCTGCCGCTCTGCTCTGGATCTGACAACAAACACAGACTCAGAGCCTCTACATCTGACCGCTGATGACTGCCGTGTGACGTCCAGAGTCATTCAGAGAGCTCATTCAGACACAAAGACACAGCTGATTCTGCAGGACTGTGAGATTCATACAGCTGGAATGGATCAGATGTTCCCAGTGTTACATTCAGTTCAGCTCTC CTGTGATAAACCTCTGCTGCTTCAGTTTCTGGCTCATGTGAGGCCTGAGGAAGCCCAGTCTCTTTCTGGAGCTCTGGGTGAAGAGCTGGATCTCAGTCAGACTCAGCTGGATCTGCAGGTCTGTAGAGGTCTGGAGCTGATTCTGGAATATTCTGAAGGACTGACAGAACTGGATCTGAGTCAGTGCCGGCTCATCGATCACAGCCTGGATCTGCTGCTCCCAAACCTCCACAAAGCACAAAACATTGA TTTTAGTGGAAATAGCATCACTGACGCTGGGGCTGAGAAAATCTACAATATCGTCACTCTCAACAGTAACATAAAGACAGTAag GCTCTTCAACAACAGAATTGAATTCAAAGAGTTCTTCAGCAATGACACACGATTTGAGATCTGGTGA